A window of Rhizobium acidisoli contains these coding sequences:
- a CDS encoding pilus protein PilZ — protein MSMLRATHLATVKSAVYDLRWEEFSVKRPARIVAVRPCLTGVSMRSAEIIDISQGGATFIVSTTAGLPKHYYLNILGLAYRIGCAEVYRHKERIGVRFINIMDPEVLRRVVRTDFLVGNMEAIAARRAPIFRA, from the coding sequence ATGTCTATGCTCCGCGCCACACACCTTGCCACGGTCAAATCCGCTGTCTACGACCTGCGCTGGGAAGAGTTCAGCGTCAAGCGGCCAGCCCGTATCGTCGCCGTCCGTCCATGCCTTACCGGCGTCTCGATGCGAAGCGCCGAGATCATCGATATCTCCCAAGGCGGCGCCACGTTCATCGTGTCGACCACCGCCGGCCTGCCGAAACATTATTATCTCAACATTCTCGGCCTCGCCTACCGGATCGGCTGTGCCGAGGTCTACCGGCACAAGGAACGCATCGGGGTGCGGTTCATCAATATCATGGACCCCGAAGTTCTGCGCCGCGTCGTCCGCACCGATTTCCTTGTCGGCAACATGGAAGCAATCGCCGCCCGCCGGGCGCCGATCTTCCGGGCGTAA
- a CDS encoding DUF2177 family protein, with translation MKTALLAYAGTFLTLLVCDGIWLGLVARNFYRDQLGALMLPSPNLAVAALFYLFFAAAVVVLAVLPSLSAGSIATALIHGAILGLAAYGTYDITNLATLRNWPLTMSLIDMAWGTLLTALTAVGGYLAVRILG, from the coding sequence ATGAAAACAGCATTGCTTGCTTATGCCGGCACCTTTCTCACCCTTCTCGTCTGCGACGGGATCTGGCTTGGACTGGTGGCGCGCAATTTCTATCGCGACCAGCTGGGAGCGCTGATGCTGCCCTCGCCCAATCTTGCTGTCGCCGCGCTGTTTTATCTGTTCTTTGCCGCCGCGGTGGTTGTGCTTGCCGTGCTGCCGTCATTATCGGCGGGCTCGATCGCCACGGCCCTTATCCACGGTGCCATTCTGGGACTGGCGGCCTATGGCACGTACGACATCACCAATCTCGCGACGCTCCGCAACTGGCCGCTGACGATGAGCCTCATCGACATGGCCTGGGGCACGTTGCTGACGGCGCTGACTGCCGTCGGCGGATATCTCGCCGTCAGAATCCTCGGCTAA
- a CDS encoding host attachment protein — protein MTNVKIPWESWVVVCDGAKALIMQNAGDAQLMNLKVLETLTQPSAPDREIGADKPGRTHAADGLSGSAVEETSWQDQAEAGFLKQVAEKLDELVQKKNARRIVIVAPPKALGTLRPALRADTQAAITAEVAKDYTNLPVDEIERHLAA, from the coding sequence ATGACCAACGTCAAAATCCCTTGGGAATCATGGGTGGTGGTCTGCGACGGAGCCAAGGCTCTGATCATGCAGAATGCTGGCGACGCTCAACTGATGAACCTGAAGGTGCTTGAAACCCTGACGCAGCCGAGCGCGCCGGATCGCGAGATTGGCGCCGATAAGCCAGGCCGGACCCATGCCGCAGATGGCTTGAGCGGCAGCGCTGTCGAGGAGACCAGCTGGCAGGATCAGGCCGAAGCCGGATTTTTGAAACAGGTGGCCGAAAAGCTCGACGAGCTGGTGCAGAAGAAGAACGCCCGTCGCATCGTTATCGTTGCACCGCCAAAGGCGCTCGGTACATTGCGGCCGGCGCTTCGTGCCGATACGCAAGCCGCGATCACCGCCGAGGTGGCAAAGGATTATACCAATCTGCCGGTGGACGAGATCGAACGGCATCTCGCTGCCTGA
- a CDS encoding LysR family transcriptional regulator: protein MKDANWDDLQLFFHVATGGGLSAAAARTGLSAPTIGRRMLALERVTGRSLFSRGPTGYLLARDGQELLDRVRLMQDAARAISDWRGEVLTLPIVSTAADSWTSRFIADHLASVWTPKDSFRMCYKTCDTGVDFTYREAHIALGHSRPDSGNVAIRRSVKVAHAAYQAADYDAANCNWISLGTDTAVTPADKWTFEQPDYWITSWTNTPHMLFHLIRGGAGRGVLPCFIGDQDRKLVRAGPLIDALTYDMWIVAHDDERQRPEVRIVIDRLAALFADHEALFAGQSPAI, encoded by the coding sequence ATGAAAGATGCGAACTGGGACGACCTGCAGCTTTTCTTCCATGTCGCGACCGGCGGCGGGCTTTCGGCGGCAGCCGCGCGCACCGGTCTCAGTGCGCCGACGATCGGCCGGCGCATGCTGGCGCTCGAACGGGTGACGGGCCGATCGCTGTTCAGCCGCGGCCCCACCGGTTATCTGCTGGCGAGAGATGGGCAGGAACTGCTCGACCGCGTGCGGCTGATGCAGGATGCGGCGCGGGCGATCTCCGACTGGCGCGGCGAAGTGCTGACGCTGCCGATCGTCTCGACGGCCGCCGACAGCTGGACCTCGCGTTTCATCGCCGATCATCTCGCCAGCGTCTGGACACCGAAAGACAGTTTCCGCATGTGCTATAAGACCTGCGATACCGGCGTCGATTTCACCTATCGCGAGGCGCATATCGCCCTAGGCCACAGCCGGCCGGACAGCGGCAACGTCGCGATCCGCCGCTCGGTCAAGGTGGCGCATGCGGCTTACCAAGCAGCGGATTATGACGCGGCCAACTGCAACTGGATCTCGCTTGGCACCGATACCGCCGTCACGCCGGCTGACAAATGGACGTTCGAACAGCCGGACTACTGGATCACCAGTTGGACGAACACACCGCATATGCTGTTTCATCTGATCCGCGGCGGTGCCGGCCGCGGGGTGCTACCCTGTTTCATCGGCGATCAGGACCGCAAGCTCGTCCGCGCCGGGCCGCTCATCGACGCGCTGACTTACGATATGTGGATCGTCGCGCATGACGACGAGAGGCAGCGGCCGGAGGTCAGGATCGTCATCGACCGCCTGGCAGCACTCTTTGCCGATCATGAAGCGCTGTTTGCCGGGCAGAGCCCGGCGATATAA
- a CDS encoding glyoxalase superfamily protein, which yields MTTTYPAIDELKAQAKRLRQAMNDRGTALTHSAALEMIARQHGARDWNTLAALAAKPNAAAKTPLFVGAHIRGRYLNQPFTGEVLALSALPGGELHRVTIHFDEAVDVVTFESFSAFRRRVTAQIDADGVSPRKTSNGVPHLVLDL from the coding sequence ATGACGACGACCTATCCTGCCATTGACGAATTGAAAGCCCAGGCCAAACGCTTGCGCCAGGCGATGAATGATCGCGGCACCGCATTGACCCACAGTGCCGCCCTTGAGATGATTGCCCGCCAGCACGGCGCGCGTGACTGGAATACGCTGGCGGCGCTAGCGGCAAAACCCAATGCGGCTGCGAAGACGCCGCTCTTCGTCGGCGCGCATATTCGCGGCCGTTATCTCAATCAGCCGTTCACCGGCGAAGTCCTGGCGCTCTCGGCCCTGCCGGGCGGCGAACTCCACAGGGTCACCATCCATTTCGACGAAGCGGTGGATGTCGTGACCTTCGAGAGCTTTTCAGCCTTTCGCCGGCGTGTGACTGCGCAGATCGATGCCGACGGCGTCTCGCCGAGGAAAACCTCGAACGGCGTGCCGCATCTGGTGCTCGATCTCTAA
- a CDS encoding MATE family efflux transporter, translating to MTDLSEGNAFLTGWLPGVFIRTAAPIVAITTVNGLFTVVDAYFLGANVGPDALSAVSLIFPGLMLLIALQSLVSNGMASILARRLGAGDRRGAGRVFAGAHMLALAVTLVLNILYWTLGRQIIDAGAGTAAVAEGARLFMGAMIAFAPVSFFLSLHLDGLRCEGKIGFMTLVTLTASLLNIFANWLFMAVMHWGVLGSAAGSIAAQFVCLAAVLAYRRRRPAALRPYRGFALAEWRGIVAFGAPMSLGFIGISLASAAILVNISLWSTHDHVATVAAYGIITRIMTFTYLPLLGLSIALQTIAGNNHGAGLSLRVGRSLQIAMLAALVYCSLVEIAVELLAGRLGAVFVADPAIVAEVRRILPWTIGAYFLFGQMLILSSYFQSIGDASRAAIFGLSRPYLFTLPLTFLLPFVFGEQGIWMVPVFAEAGMFILAFLVLSQNARHRGWRYGLLPA from the coding sequence ATGACCGATCTTTCAGAAGGCAATGCCTTTCTCACCGGCTGGTTGCCGGGCGTCTTCATCAGGACGGCGGCGCCGATCGTCGCGATCACCACCGTCAACGGCCTCTTCACCGTCGTCGACGCCTATTTCCTCGGCGCCAATGTCGGCCCCGACGCGCTCTCCGCCGTCAGCCTGATCTTCCCGGGGCTGATGCTGCTGATCGCCCTGCAATCGCTCGTCTCGAACGGCATGGCGAGCATCCTCGCCCGCCGGCTCGGGGCCGGCGATCGCCGGGGCGCGGGCCGGGTATTTGCCGGGGCCCATATGCTGGCGCTGGCCGTCACGCTCGTCCTCAACATCCTCTACTGGACCCTGGGGCGGCAGATCATCGACGCCGGTGCCGGCACGGCCGCCGTGGCCGAGGGCGCCAGGTTGTTCATGGGCGCGATGATCGCCTTTGCGCCAGTGAGCTTCTTCCTGTCGCTGCATCTCGACGGATTGCGCTGCGAGGGCAAGATCGGCTTCATGACGCTGGTGACGCTGACGGCCTCGTTGCTCAACATCTTCGCCAACTGGCTGTTCATGGCGGTGATGCATTGGGGCGTGCTCGGTTCGGCTGCCGGCTCCATCGCCGCGCAATTCGTCTGTCTCGCCGCCGTGCTCGCCTATCGCAGGCGCCGGCCGGCGGCACTCAGGCCTTACCGAGGATTCGCCCTTGCCGAATGGCGCGGCATCGTCGCCTTCGGCGCGCCGATGAGCCTTGGCTTCATCGGCATATCGCTGGCATCCGCCGCCATTCTCGTCAATATCTCGCTCTGGAGCACGCATGATCATGTCGCGACGGTCGCCGCCTACGGCATCATCACCCGGATCATGACCTTCACCTATCTGCCCCTGCTTGGTCTCAGCATCGCCCTGCAGACGATTGCCGGCAACAATCACGGCGCCGGCCTTAGTCTTCGCGTCGGCCGCAGCCTGCAGATCGCCATGCTTGCGGCGCTCGTCTATTGCAGTCTGGTCGAGATCGCCGTCGAACTGCTGGCCGGCCGTCTCGGCGCCGTCTTCGTCGCCGATCCTGCCATTGTCGCCGAGGTCAGGCGAATCCTGCCCTGGACGATCGGCGCCTATTTTCTCTTCGGGCAGATGCTGATCCTGTCGTCCTATTTCCAGTCGATCGGCGATGCGTCGCGCGCGGCGATCTTCGGCCTGTCGCGGCCTTATCTCTTCACCCTGCCGCTCACCTTCCTGCTGCCCTTCGTCTTCGGCGAGCAAGGGATCTGGATGGTGCCGGTCTTTGCCGAGGCAGGCATGTTCATCCTGGCCTTTCTGGTGCTGTCGCAGAATGCCAGGCACCGCGGCTGGCGCTACGGGCTTCTGCCCGCCTGA
- a CDS encoding helix-turn-helix transcriptional regulator yields MSQFSTALLLQTKTVAIRDIVCDGGCRHKGDEECAHKTSLVYPYRGVFMRHVGRNDTVAEANQMLFFNADQGYRISHPIEGGDACIDLAIDETMLEELAPKDQVQPGAAFSFRRQRRRIDPRAQALVALLRHGLRRNVAETLEAETLALTLVRRSLGERTSHAAGASAGRQKLVDRAKLVLSSDLARRWTLSEIASEVGVSPVYLTQVFQQVEATPLYRYQLRLRLARALDLLGQYEDLTALGLDLGFSSHSHFSASFKQSFGQTPAEFQRSARLRRKS; encoded by the coding sequence ATGTCGCAGTTTTCAACAGCCTTACTCCTGCAAACGAAGACCGTCGCCATTCGTGACATCGTCTGCGATGGCGGCTGCCGCCATAAGGGCGACGAGGAATGCGCTCACAAGACGAGCCTCGTCTATCCCTATCGCGGCGTCTTCATGCGGCATGTCGGCCGCAATGATACGGTGGCCGAGGCCAATCAGATGCTGTTCTTCAATGCCGACCAAGGTTATCGGATCAGCCATCCGATCGAAGGAGGCGACGCCTGCATCGATCTCGCGATCGACGAGACCATGCTCGAAGAGCTCGCGCCGAAGGACCAGGTGCAGCCGGGTGCGGCCTTTTCATTCCGTCGCCAGCGCCGGCGGATCGATCCGCGCGCGCAGGCACTGGTCGCGCTCCTGCGTCATGGTCTCCGCCGCAACGTCGCCGAGACGCTGGAGGCGGAAACATTGGCGCTGACGCTGGTGCGCCGCTCGCTCGGCGAGCGCACATCGCATGCGGCGGGCGCCAGCGCCGGTCGGCAGAAACTCGTCGACCGGGCAAAGCTGGTGCTTTCCTCCGATCTCGCCCGGCGCTGGACACTTTCGGAAATCGCCTCCGAAGTCGGCGTCTCGCCTGTCTATCTCACCCAGGTCTTCCAGCAGGTCGAGGCGACGCCGCTTTACCGCTATCAGCTGCGGCTCAGGCTCGCCCGCGCACTCGATCTGCTCGGCCAGTATGAAGATCTGACCGCGCTCGGCCTCGATCTCGGCTTCTCAAGCCATAGCCATTTCAGCGCATCCTTCAAGCAGTCCTTCGGGCAGACGCCGGCCGAATTCCAGCGCTCGGCGCGGTTGCGGCGCAAGTCGTGA
- a CDS encoding DUF1127 domain-containing protein, with amino-acid sequence MHSSNITIAGRNVRSSHHRPGLLPAAITAVRWLARKIGERRNRNALMELSDDQLKDIGLSRGQTESDVHVYSRY; translated from the coding sequence ATGCATAGCTCGAATATTACCATAGCAGGCCGCAACGTCCGCTCTTCGCATCACAGGCCCGGCCTGTTGCCTGCGGCAATCACCGCCGTCCGCTGGCTGGCACGCAAGATCGGCGAACGGCGCAACCGCAATGCGCTGATGGAACTTTCCGACGATCAGTTGAAGGATATCGGCCTTTCCAGGGGGCAGACGGAAAGCGACGTTCACGTCTATAGTCGTTACTGA
- the iolB gene encoding 5-deoxy-glucuronate isomerase, with protein MPNLKVKPSGTHGRVTNVTPENAGWTYVGFDLHRLKPGETVSGETGDREVCLVWVTGKGKASAGTKDFGTLGGRMNPFEGAPHALYIPMESTWSVTAETDLELAVCSAPGGGTYQAKEIPPGTHPQVTRGKGTNVRYVNNIMPEDDSSAHSLLVVEVITPGGHTSSYPPHKHDQDDLPNESFLEETYYHRLNPPQGFGFQRVYTDDRSLDEAMAIEDGDVTLVPKGYHPCAATHGYDLYYLNVMAGPKRIWKFHNAVEHEWLIKA; from the coding sequence ATGCCAAACCTCAAGGTGAAACCATCAGGCACGCATGGCCGCGTCACGAATGTCACCCCTGAGAATGCCGGCTGGACCTATGTCGGCTTCGATCTGCACCGGCTAAAGCCGGGCGAGACGGTTTCGGGAGAGACCGGCGACCGGGAAGTCTGCCTCGTCTGGGTCACCGGCAAGGGCAAGGCATCGGCCGGAACCAAGGATTTCGGAACGCTCGGCGGCCGCATGAACCCGTTCGAGGGCGCGCCGCATGCGCTCTACATTCCGATGGAATCGACATGGTCGGTGACGGCGGAGACCGATCTGGAGCTCGCCGTCTGCTCAGCGCCCGGCGGCGGCACCTATCAGGCGAAAGAAATCCCGCCCGGCACCCATCCGCAGGTGACGCGCGGCAAAGGCACGAATGTGCGCTATGTCAACAATATCATGCCCGAGGACGACAGCTCGGCGCATTCGCTGCTCGTCGTCGAGGTGATCACGCCGGGCGGCCACACCTCTTCCTATCCGCCGCACAAACACGACCAGGATGACCTGCCGAACGAGAGCTTTCTGGAAGAGACCTACTATCATCGTCTCAACCCGCCGCAGGGCTTCGGTTTCCAGCGCGTCTACACCGATGATCGCTCGCTCGACGAAGCGATGGCGATCGAGGATGGTGACGTGACGCTGGTGCCGAAGGGCTACCATCCTTGCGCGGCAACGCACGGCTACGATCTCTACTACCTCAACGTCATGGCCGGGCCGAAGCGGATCTGGAAATTCCACAATGCCGTCGAGCACGAATGGCTGATCAAAGCGTGA
- the iolE gene encoding myo-inosose-2 dehydratase, translating into MKAKLGMSPIAWWNDDLPELSDDVSLEECLRQSRGAGFTGMEQGRRFPSNPEEMLPILRAADVTLCGGWFSGTLVNEELTANKDRIAPMIELFKAVNAPCIVYGEVGRSIQGDRSKPLATKPRLADDEMKAYARRVTEFGEWCAEQGMPLSYHHHMAAVVETEPELDAFMRSSGEGIPLLLDAGHLAFAGGDVLRAIDHHHARINHVHVKDIRKSVVDGLDRSRQSFLDAVALGAFTVPGDGSLDFGAIVQRLADHGYEGWFVVEAEQDPRKAPPQKMAEIGHAELMRVMTAAGYTVETEGFPKG; encoded by the coding sequence ATGAAGGCCAAACTCGGCATGTCGCCCATCGCCTGGTGGAACGACGACCTTCCTGAACTCAGCGACGACGTGTCCCTCGAGGAATGCCTGCGGCAATCGCGCGGCGCCGGTTTCACCGGCATGGAACAGGGCCGTCGTTTCCCCAGCAATCCCGAGGAAATGCTGCCGATCCTGCGCGCCGCCGACGTGACGCTCTGCGGCGGCTGGTTCTCCGGCACGCTGGTCAATGAGGAGCTCACGGCCAACAAGGACCGCATCGCTCCGATGATCGAATTGTTCAAGGCGGTCAATGCGCCCTGCATCGTTTACGGCGAGGTCGGCCGCTCCATCCAGGGCGACCGCTCCAAGCCGCTCGCGACCAAGCCGCGGCTTGCCGACGACGAGATGAAGGCCTATGCGCGCCGCGTCACGGAATTCGGCGAATGGTGCGCCGAACAGGGCATGCCGCTCTCTTATCACCACCACATGGCCGCCGTTGTCGAAACCGAGCCGGAACTCGACGCCTTCATGCGTTCTTCGGGCGAAGGCATTCCGCTGCTGCTCGATGCCGGCCATCTCGCCTTTGCCGGCGGCGACGTACTGCGCGCCATCGACCACCACCACGCCCGCATCAATCATGTCCACGTCAAGGACATCCGCAAGTCCGTCGTCGATGGGCTGGACCGCAGCCGGCAGTCCTTCCTCGACGCGGTAGCGCTCGGCGCTTTCACCGTGCCGGGCGACGGCTCGCTCGATTTCGGCGCCATCGTCCAGCGGCTTGCCGACCACGGCTATGAAGGCTGGTTTGTCGTCGAGGCCGAGCAGGATCCGCGCAAGGCGCCGCCGCAGAAAATGGCCGAGATCGGCCATGCCGAATTGATGCGGGTGATGACGGCTGCCGGTTATACGGTGGAGACCGAAGGTTTCCCGAAGGGATAA
- the iolD gene encoding 3D-(3,5/4)-trihydroxycyclohexane-1,2-dione acylhydrolase (decyclizing), giving the protein MGKTIRLTMAQAVAHFLKKQMTVVDGKKVPIFGGVWAIFGHGNVAGMGEALYQVRGELTTYRAHNEQGMAHAAIAYAKANFRSRFMACTTSIGPGALNMVTAAGVAHVNRIPVLFLPGDVFANRAPDPVLQQIEDFGDGTVSANDAFRPVSRYFDRITRPEQIISALKRAMQVLTDPLDCGPVTLSLCQDVQAEAYDYPESLFDEKVWATRRPQPDADELANAIALIKASQKPVIVAGGGVLYSQATKELAAFAEAHAIPVVVTQAGKSSINETHPLALGSVGVTGTSAANAIAEETDLVIAVGTRCQDFTTGSWALFKNDSLRMVGLNIAAYDAVKHDSYPLVADAREGLKALSSGLSGWKAPAALAEKATAEKKVWMEAAAKAMATTNAALPSDAQVIGAVARSIGGENTTVLCAAGGLPGELHKLWPATAPGSYHMEYGFSCMGYEIAGGLGAKMAHPERDVVVMVGDGSYMMMNSEIATSVMLGLKLNIVVLDNRGYGCINRLQMGTGGANFNNLLKDSYHEVMPEIDFRAHAESMGAIAVKVASIAELEQAIIDSKKNDRTSVFLIDTDPLITTEAGGHWWDVAVPEVSPRAEVNEARKGYVEARASQRIR; this is encoded by the coding sequence ATGGGCAAGACGATACGGTTGACGATGGCGCAGGCCGTCGCGCATTTTCTCAAAAAGCAGATGACTGTTGTCGACGGCAAGAAAGTGCCGATCTTCGGCGGCGTCTGGGCGATCTTCGGTCATGGCAACGTCGCCGGCATGGGCGAGGCGCTTTATCAGGTGCGCGGTGAACTGACGACCTATCGCGCTCACAATGAGCAGGGCATGGCGCATGCCGCCATCGCCTATGCCAAGGCGAATTTCCGCAGTCGTTTCATGGCTTGCACGACCTCGATCGGCCCCGGCGCGCTGAATATGGTGACGGCCGCCGGCGTCGCGCATGTCAACCGCATTCCCGTTCTCTTCCTGCCGGGCGACGTCTTCGCCAACCGCGCGCCCGATCCGGTGTTGCAGCAGATCGAGGATTTCGGCGACGGCACGGTTTCGGCCAATGACGCCTTCCGCCCGGTTTCGCGCTATTTCGACCGCATCACCCGGCCTGAGCAGATCATTTCGGCGCTGAAGCGCGCCATGCAGGTGCTGACCGATCCGCTGGATTGCGGCCCGGTGACATTGTCGCTCTGCCAGGACGTCCAGGCTGAGGCCTATGATTATCCGGAAAGCCTGTTCGATGAAAAAGTCTGGGCGACCCGCCGGCCGCAGCCGGACGCGGACGAGCTGGCCAATGCCATCGCGCTGATCAAGGCGTCGCAGAAGCCGGTAATCGTTGCCGGCGGCGGCGTGCTTTACTCGCAGGCGACGAAGGAGCTTGCCGCTTTTGCCGAGGCCCACGCCATTCCGGTCGTCGTCACCCAGGCCGGCAAGTCGTCGATCAACGAGACCCATCCGCTGGCGCTCGGCTCGGTTGGCGTCACCGGCACGTCGGCGGCGAATGCGATCGCCGAGGAGACGGATCTCGTCATCGCCGTCGGCACACGCTGCCAGGATTTCACCACCGGCTCCTGGGCGCTGTTCAAGAACGACAGCCTGAGGATGGTTGGTCTCAATATCGCCGCTTACGACGCGGTGAAACATGACAGCTACCCGCTGGTCGCCGATGCCCGCGAAGGGCTGAAGGCGCTTTCATCAGGGCTTTCGGGCTGGAAGGCGCCGGCGGCGCTGGCCGAAAAGGCAACTGCGGAGAAGAAGGTGTGGATGGAGGCCGCCGCCAAGGCAATGGCGACGACCAATGCCGCCCTGCCCTCCGATGCACAGGTGATCGGCGCAGTGGCACGTTCGATCGGCGGCGAGAATACGACGGTGCTTTGCGCGGCCGGCGGTCTTCCCGGCGAATTGCACAAGCTCTGGCCGGCGACGGCGCCGGGCAGTTATCACATGGAGTATGGCTTTTCCTGCATGGGCTACGAGATCGCCGGCGGGCTCGGCGCCAAGATGGCGCATCCCGAACGCGATGTCGTCGTCATGGTCGGAGACGGTTCCTACATGATGATGAATTCCGAGATCGCCACCTCGGTCATGCTCGGCCTCAAGCTCAACATCGTCGTTCTCGACAATCGCGGCTATGGCTGCATCAACCGATTGCAGATGGGAACCGGCGGCGCCAACTTCAACAACCTGCTCAAGGACTCCTATCACGAGGTGATGCCGGAGATCGATTTCCGCGCGCATGCCGAAAGCATGGGCGCCATCGCCGTCAAGGTCGCCTCGATCGCGGAACTGGAGCAGGCGATCATTGATTCGAAGAAGAACGATCGCACCTCGGTCTTCCTCATCGACACTGATCCCTTGATCACCACCGAGGCCGGCGGCCACTGGTGGGATGTCGCGGTGCCGGAAGTCAGCCCGCGCGCAGAAGTCAACGAAGCGCGCAAAGGCTATGTCGAAGCGCGCGCTTCCCAGCGTATCCGCTGA